One Natrinema marinum genomic window carries:
- a CDS encoding DUF7112 family protein, with protein MADRIASDHPSVQTVRSTCTETATGVKLEVPAEDRDAFTTDEVVRVVLEGEELFARVERALTGDELAVPGVYETPDQARDPSGATDRLREWTDEADVPAGGSVLIDVVEPEFLYGLRAPGETAFYDAREPPSDSLSEIAKDLED; from the coding sequence ATGGCTGACAGAATTGCGAGCGACCATCCCTCGGTGCAGACGGTTCGGTCGACGTGTACGGAGACGGCGACCGGCGTCAAACTCGAGGTACCGGCCGAGGACCGCGACGCGTTCACGACCGACGAGGTCGTCCGGGTCGTCCTCGAGGGCGAGGAACTGTTCGCGCGGGTCGAGCGGGCGCTGACGGGCGACGAGCTCGCGGTGCCGGGCGTCTACGAGACGCCAGACCAGGCGCGTGACCCCAGCGGCGCGACGGATCGACTCCGCGAGTGGACCGACGAGGCCGACGTGCCCGCGGGCGGCTCGGTCCTGATCGACGTCGTCGAACCCGAGTTCCTCTACGGACTTCGCGCGCCCGGCGAGACGGCCTTCTACGACGCCCGTGAGCCGCCCAGCGATAGCCTGAGCGAGATCGCGAAGGACCTCGAGGACTGA
- a CDS encoding helix-turn-helix transcriptional regulator, translating to MREDTPDTESVLDELSRAATADAQSESYDISLGTAEDTTRDVERELDELMEQVNSALPTEEVQFDEAIIKENLDEILLMLIALHEETHGKELLSDLTHLFGAQLSPGTVYPSLHNLEEEDVLSMHAKVRTKEYSIADEEYVRATVERTMVQHLAFGLLLYAFLPRL from the coding sequence ATGCGTGAGGACACACCCGATACCGAATCCGTACTCGACGAACTGTCGAGGGCGGCGACTGCGGACGCTCAGTCGGAATCGTACGACATCTCGCTCGGAACGGCCGAGGACACGACCAGAGACGTCGAGCGTGAACTCGACGAACTGATGGAGCAGGTAAACAGTGCGCTCCCGACCGAGGAGGTCCAGTTCGACGAGGCCATCATCAAGGAGAACTTAGACGAGATCCTCCTGATGCTCATCGCGCTTCACGAAGAAACCCACGGGAAGGAACTGCTCTCGGACCTGACCCACCTCTTCGGTGCCCAGTTGAGCCCGGGGACCGTCTACCCGAGCCTCCACAACTTGGAGGAAGAGGACGTGCTCTCGATGCACGCCAAAGTCAGAACCAAGGAGTACTCGATCGCCGACGAGGAGTACGTCCGTGCGACCGTCGAGCGAACGATGGTCCAGCACCTCGCCTTCGGCCTGCTGCTGTACGCCTTCCTCCCGCGGCTCTGA
- a CDS encoding 30S ribosomal protein S6e, with protein MASFTVVVGDPDSGSSYQLEAEEQDANRFIGKSIGEEVDGGSVGLDGYTLEITGGSDDAGRPLNGEVAGSNLKEVLMKERQTGYKPSRDGERRRITVRGREVSDAVAQINASIVDRGSADVDELLGEGGDGDEE; from the coding sequence ATGGCAAGTTTCACTGTCGTTGTCGGCGACCCGGATTCGGGGTCGTCCTACCAGCTCGAAGCAGAGGAGCAGGACGCGAACCGATTCATCGGCAAGTCGATCGGCGAGGAAGTCGACGGCGGTTCGGTCGGACTCGACGGCTACACGCTCGAGATCACCGGCGGCTCCGACGACGCCGGGCGCCCGCTCAACGGCGAGGTCGCCGGCTCGAACCTGAAGGAAGTGCTGATGAAAGAGCGCCAGACCGGGTACAAGCCCTCGCGTGACGGCGAGCGCCGCCGGATCACGGTGCGAGGCCGCGAGGTCTCCGACGCGGTCGCACAGATCAACGCCTCGATCGTCGACCGCGGCAGCGCGGATGTCGACGAGCTGCTCGGCGAGGGCGGCGACGGCGACGAGGAGTAA